The DNA region CACCCGCGCGCTGTCGTTGCGCCGGAAGCCCAGCGCCTCGATGGCCTCCTGGACACGGCGTTCGGTGTCGGGCGTGACACCGGGCTCGCCGTTCACGACGCGCGACACCGTCTTCAGGCCCACACCCGCGCGCGCGGCGACGTCCTTCATGGTCGGCCGGTTGCCGTAACGGCTCTTGGAGTCCGCGGTGCCGTCCGGAGTCCTCCCGTCCGTACGGAGCCGGGAGACGGGGGTGCGGGCGGTCTCTGCCACGGTGCGCTGTCCTGTCTGTCGTCCACTGGTGCGGATCTCAGTGTGCGTAACGTCGGTGCTTCACGTGAGGAAGTTCAGACTTCCACCTCTGCGCTTCCCCCTCTGTACGGCGACGTCCGTACTGCGACGTCCACTATCCATCGGGGGTCGTACGTCCCCGTCCACCGGGGTCCGCATCCGTCGCGCCCGGGGACCGCCCGGGGCGGCGCGCGCCCGGTCGAATGCGTGTGCCGCGCATGTGGCGTCGAGCATAGGACCTGGACAACGTTGTCAGATGCGCGAGAGACTAGGCACCGCACTCTCCGGCCTGCCCTTTCACCAGGAGATCTCACACTGATGCCCACGGACCTCGTCGCCGCACTCGACATCGGCGGCACCAAGATCGCCGGAGCCCTCGTGGACGGCCGGGGCCGGATCCTGCTGCGTGTCCAGCGGCCGACGCCCGCGCGCGAGGACGGCGACACCGTGATGCGCGCGGTCGAGGAGGTGCTCGGCGAGCTGACGGCCGGTGAGCCGTGGGGCCTCGTCCGCGCGGTCGGCATCGGCAGCGCGGGTCCGGTCGACGCCGGCGCGGGCACGGTCAGCCCGGTCAACGTCCCCGGCTGGCGGGGCTATCCCCTGGTCGAGCGCGTGCGCGCCGCAGCCGGTGGCCGACCGGTCGAGCTGGTGGGCGACGGCGTCGCGATGGCGGCAGCCGAGCACTGGCAGGGCGCGGCCCGCGGCCACGACAACGCCCTGTGCATGGTGGTGTCCACCGGCGTCGGGGGCGGCCTGATCCTGGGCGGCTCCCTGCACCCCGGCCCCACCGGCAACGCGGGCCACATCGGGCACATCAGCGTGGACCTCGACGGCGACCCGTGCCCGTGCGGCGGGCGCGGCTGCGTCGAGCGGATCGCGAGCGGCCCGAACATCGCCCGGCGCGCCCTGGCGAACGGCTGGCTCCCCGGACCCGACGGCGACACCTCCGCCGCCGCCGTGGCCCGCGCGGCCCGCGCGGGCGACCCGGTCGCCGTCGCCTCCTTCGACCGTGCGGCGAAGGCCCTCGCCGCGGGCATCGCCGCCACGGCCACGCTCGTCGAGATCGACATCGCGGTGATCGGCGGGGGCGTGGCGATGGCCGGCGACCTCCTGTTCGCACCCCTGCGCCGTGCCCTGCGCGAGTACGCCACCCTGTCGTTCGTCGGCGGCCTCACCGTCGCCCCCGCCCTGATGGGCACCGACGCGGGCCTCGTGGGCGCGGCCGCGGCGGCGCTGCGGGCGTTCCCCGACGCGACGGTCGGACAGCTGCGCCCGGTGGCCAATCGCTGAGCCCGGTCGCGGCGACGTCCAGCGGCTCCAGGAGGTCGCCGCTCGTTGGGACTTGCCGAATCCCGTCGATGCCGGGTGAACGGCCAGCGGCTTGCGCCCAGTTGCGGCACGAGGCTGCAAACGGGGGGAGCGTCAGGCGATCACGATGGCAGCGCAGAAGGATCGGAGCCGGAGAAGAGGCACAGTGCCTCGGGCGGTCGCCTGGACGATTGGTGTCGCGCTCGTCGCTGTGCTGCTCACCTCATGTGAGGGTCGGCACTCTCGTGGGCGTCAAGCTGCACTGCAGCGGGGCGGGCGTCACCTGCACGGCACTCTCCTCCGAGCGGCAGAACGTGCTCACGCCTGACGACAAGGCGAAATGGCGGTGGATGGTCAAGCCATCCGCAACGGGCACCATGACTCTCGCCCTCACGGTCACGGCGTACTACCGCGACACGAACAACGTCCTTTTCGAGAAGCCGCCCTTCATGCGGAGAGCGCGCGTCGACGCGACGGCGGCGAACACGGCTCGGCGCGCCAAGGACGATGCGGTCGCGGTGCTGGCGGTCCTGGGCGCGGTGTTCGGTCTGGGCGTCGCCTGGGTGACGATCCACGAGTTCTGGCAGCGTCGCTCCGGCAGAAAGACCGAAGCCGAGGCCACGAAGAAGACTCTGCCA from Streptomyces flavofungini includes:
- a CDS encoding ROK family protein — translated: MPTDLVAALDIGGTKIAGALVDGRGRILLRVQRPTPAREDGDTVMRAVEEVLGELTAGEPWGLVRAVGIGSAGPVDAGAGTVSPVNVPGWRGYPLVERVRAAAGGRPVELVGDGVAMAAAEHWQGAARGHDNALCMVVSTGVGGGLILGGSLHPGPTGNAGHIGHISVDLDGDPCPCGGRGCVERIASGPNIARRALANGWLPGPDGDTSAAAVARAARAGDPVAVASFDRAAKALAAGIAATATLVEIDIAVIGGGVAMAGDLLFAPLRRALREYATLSFVGGLTVAPALMGTDAGLVGAAAAALRAFPDATVGQLRPVANR